The DNA sequence CGTACAGGATTGTGATATTGTCGAAAATAGGAATTTGGCCTTGGTACGTTTAAGGTTTAATCACTATTGTTGTTGTGAATAACTAAGCAGTTTTGTTTGGTGCAACGAACTGGCAAGAGCTTAtcaactaaaaataattttttcttaatgTTAATATGAatctgattctgattctgatgTTTTGTTAATTGGCAACTCTTAATGGAATGCTGACAAAATATGGATGGATTCTTTAATTAGGAACCTGTCGATAGTATTACAACTTTATCTTGCTTGGCATAAAATTAAGGTAAGAAAATTTGGACTTGGTAGTTTGTATGTCATCTTGGTTTTGTCAATTTTGTTAGAGGTGTATGAGtattattagtattaattaACGATGTGTGTATCAGTGCCATATAAATTCTTAGAGCGTACAAAAATAGCTTGCGAATTTTATtataacatactaaaaggaaGAGACGGGGATGCTACATATTGTAGATATGAAATGCTAAATACATAATGTCACTGCCCAAATAGTCAAATGGAACCTGAGCGTAAAAGTTGTTGGTGGCAATGGATGTATATAATTTTCGATAATTGTAAGAGAAAGTATAAGTAATTAATATTTACTTAGTCAATAttagttatttaaaatttaggtttataatttatagcataaaatttaatataaacaaaataatttaaaaaaagttgATTGATGTTTACTGAAAAAGGTTGGTTTATAACGATTTACCAGTCATCTAATAATCAGCTGACATAAATTTTATGCTGATGCTTTTTGTAATTTTGCtgggaaaaaaaaaatcttaatcaAAGAAGCAAATGAACCTCTTGCAAAAGTGGAAAAAAGTTGATAGCACTAGCCTTGCTCCATTGGGGATCCTCTgctttcttttaaaaaatgagTAACTTAACCCACATGTAAAGCTGGTCAAGGTTAGTGGGATTTAGCTTCTAATTTATCTTCTAACCTTGGATTTGGAATAAATGGTGGTAGTACATGGTTTTAATGCGATGCAAAAATGAATGCATGAGTGAAGGAAAATGTTGAAGACGACAAGGTTAACATACATGCTGGTGAATATCTATCTAAtcataagaaaagaaaagacaGTTGTACATAGAGATTTTTAAAACTCTCCTAATAAACTGAATAGGTGGGATTCAAAAATTCCTCTGCAAATGAGGATCGGAGATTGATAAAACAGATATACGTGTTTCATAACATGTAATGGATAAGGTCTAATTTCAAAATGGGGGGAGAGCCATTACATTTATTTTAAGCAGGTACGCTTAATTggttatgatgatgatgatatcCTCTCTAGAAACTAATTAGATCAGGAAGAACTTGAGttggaggaggaggaagaggaagatgggGTTGACATACGAGGCTGTAGTCATATGATGAATCCAAGAAAGGGTTCTTGTTTTGCCATGAAGAAGAATATTCATCAACATCATCAAACACCTCCCACTGCTCTGTGATCACCGTCTTCAACTCTTTCTCCATGCAACTGTCGCTCAGCACAATGGCCATGTTGTCTCCGCTGCTTATGATTCTTTCAAGATCCTCAATGTCTTCATCGGAGATTCTTTCAATCTTGGGGCACTGAGAGGCGTTGAGGACACCAATCACCTTACAGAACTTGAAGTAGCAAGACAGATCCTCGCCTTGGGACGACGCTTTCTGAAGAACCTTGAGAGCCACGGCAGCCTCTTCTCGGCCACCAACGTCGTAGATTCTCATCAACACATTCGCCATTCTCTTACAGAACTTGCTGTAAACGTCGAATATCTCAACTATCACGCAATCCATGGCTTCAAGGATCAGTGCATTCTGCTTCATGCTCTCGTTCCGAGGCTTTATGTGAAGGAGCGAGTCAATCAGCGCCTGAAAATTCTGCAACATTTTAAGCTCCTCCATCAACGTCTCCTCAACCTCAAGACCATCCTTCTTGTTGTTCTTCATGCTCACCCTCTTGAATTCCGAGGAAACGAACGCTGACCTTTGGTCCAAGTAATTGAAATAGGCACGCACGAAGGAGTTGAATCCCCAAGCTTTTGAAGGGCGCAGGTATCCATCGGAGAAGTTTGAGAAATCGAAGGGTAACCTTCCCATCTTCTGCACCGCAGCAATGTTGGTGCAGAAGACGCCATGCATGAGCATGAGGCCCTTGATGGCAACCACCCAGTTCTTCGTCTTCTCCATTCGAAAAGACAAGGCGAAGAGCAGGGGCTTCAGGTGCAACGGGGACGTTCGGAGCCATTGAAATACTCTCTGGACGTTCTTGCAATCGATGCAGTGCTCATCATGGCTTGTAGCCTTGATGACCACCGCTTCAAAGATAGGATTTTGATATGGACCGTTATGCATCAATTTAGCGGTCCATATACTTTTCCTATCTTTGATAGCCCCCGTTGCCTTTTGCCATAgcctcattttttttttcttttccctcctcCTCTTCGTGATTgcttcttcctttctctttttatttgttaaGGTTTTTTCTTCCTTGAATGTTCCGTTATTACGGTTAGCGTATGTTTATAATTGGTTTTGAAATTACCGTTTGGGCACGTGAATATTGGCGGCAACAagcaaacaacaacaacaacaacaacaacgaagaagaagaaaggttgttcttcctccttgttcttgttcttgctGTTGTCTAGAATGTTTTGTTGGAAGTGGGTTTGTGCCATTCACGATGGTTGTAATAAACGTGTATTTTGGAGTTTCATGTGGTGGAATTTGGTAGTTTGCAGCTTGTAATGATGTGTCAGCCAGAAACACGCTTTggttatttctttctttcttttgttaatgTGATGAGTTGTCGTTTTATGGAGTGAGTTTGTTGCTATCATAATTAACAACTAAATATAGATTAATTTAATCACTAATAGAAATTGGCCTCTTGCTGAATTGCTTGCCTCTGTCGCCCTTTAAAAGGCAATATTTGGATGCATGGAAAATCATTCATCAATAATTGGTACTATTTTCGGCAGTTTGAAAAATGAAAACAGAACATATATGTATGTGGTATTTAATATTGCTAACACTTAATTTTGGGCTATAAATTCAGAATTAAGTTGTAACAAGCCTCCTATTCATATAGTTAGTGGACTGTGGTGCCAACTTTGCTTTTTGGGTCTACTACTGTCCCATTTTCCAACATATGTTATTCAGTAATGTCTGATTTGTTGATTTGCAATTTAATTAGTATATATAACCTAAAATTAAGCAATATAGAACATAAAGCAGAGTTGTAAAGTTAGTAGCGAAGGCGAATGCAAATGATGTAGGCTTTCCCCACCAAGTGCACCTTTGTCGTCCTCGATATctgagaatgagagttgcaaATGGCAATAACATTGAAACTAGAAGAAATGATACCAATCCCATTCCGATCCTACAAAAAGCATGTTATATATGCATCGATATAAACGTAGTATAGTAGGGGGCATTCAAAAGTGAGAATGAAGACTAAAGTGATAGCAAGAATGACGCTATGTTTGTTGCTTTCGGCTCTTTACGATGATGGAATGTCTTGTGTGTTGGGTGTAGCAGCAAGCAAGCACAAAATCCCCCCCTCTCTCTAGAAAGAGATTGATGCTTACATTTTCAACAAAGCAAAGCAGAAGAAGCTAAGAAAGCcaataataaaaggaaaagcGCGAAATCGTATTTGAACCCTTTTGTGGTTAAAATATTCATAACTTGGGTGAAATACCATTCTATTGTGCTTTAATTTGCACTGTGCGTCACTACTCTCTCTCTCTACTCCTTTTTATGCTGCTGACTGTCCCCTctcttttcctctttcttttttctctctctacacATACACAACACTAAATTAAAGTGAGAGCAGTGCTTCTGGCATGAACTTAcaggttcatgggattttcatgCGCGGATCATTTCATTCTTGTAAGTCCCTCTTACTATATAAGTAGCTGCATGAGAGTAAGAAGCTTTAATTTGTTGTTTATTGCATTATTGTCAGGATGAAAAGGAGGGAGATGAGAATGGTGGGAGCAGTGCAATAACTCAGCAAGGTCAAGGAAGGGCCTTCATAATGGAAgtgcatcatcatcatcagcatAGTAATAATGAGAACAACACAGATTTCTTTCCAGTGGAACACCCCATGGAGCCTACAGATGAAGATCGTCCAGTCAAATGCCCAATGCCCGAGTCATCCGTTATCAATAACAACGTAAGCAACGTATTCATTATCTGCATTACATGTTTTCTTATGTTATATATGGCGTTTGCATGAACAACAAATTAAGTATAATGTTCTCTTTCACCAAGGAGGACTATGAATTTAACTTGTATATGGTTCTGCCAGTTTTGCAGTACCATTTCACTCAACACATCATATCTTGAGCAATGTAGAGATCCAATCATGTTTTTGGACTTACACCCTCTatatttctctctctctctctctcctcaatCAATTATTGGTGTTTGGTGTGGTGGgtgaattttgtatttttatggTACTGTAAATTCATATAGAACATAGAATACTGTATATGAAATGGACATGACTATTCATATTGCCTCAAGACAAATTCTGCTACAgtcatatataatatattgcTCATCATCTAGTGATCTTGCTGTTTATCAAGCTACTCTTTTCTATTGTCTTATGGACTACTTCTAAAggtaaatatttattataacttAATTCACAAAATATGTTGTGGATGTTATAAATGGCTTTGGCAGGATGGTGGCGTGCATGATAAAAGACATGCAGAAAGCTTAAGGAAGAGAGTAGAGATATCTGAAGCCACAGTGGAAGGAGGAAGAGTGGCTACCATGGATACAGAGCCTCGTGCTCGAGGAGTCCGAAAGAGGCACCACACCCTCACACATGGAGGAGACCTTGTAATGACTCCATTAATCAGAATGCCAACGCCTCCTCCCCTCCCCTCACACCAGAATATTGCCATCTTTGAAATGCTTCAGCAGTTGGACAAATTTGAgccttaattttttttttataaattttaaggGAAGATAGAAAGAGGAAGTTCCATCACAACATTCTATGTAATCATAATGCATTTTGATTTCATGTTGGTTTAGCACATCTTCAATCAAATAGAACAAGAGGAGAAGCAGAGTTACCGCATACTACTCATTATATATCTCGTGTTTCATTAAATCCAGACATTATTATACCTTATGTCAATTATAAAGACTAAATCAATATTTTATGAGCTTAAAATTTTTCCATTGCTTGGCACCTGGTGATTG is a window from the Arachis stenosperma cultivar V10309 chromosome 3, arast.V10309.gnm1.PFL2, whole genome shotgun sequence genome containing:
- the LOC130970022 gene encoding putative clathrin assembly protein At1g25240; the encoded protein is MRLWQKATGAIKDRKSIWTAKLMHNGPYQNPIFEAVVIKATSHDEHCIDCKNVQRVFQWLRTSPLHLKPLLFALSFRMEKTKNWVVAIKGLMLMHGVFCTNIAAVQKMGRLPFDFSNFSDGYLRPSKAWGFNSFVRAYFNYLDQRSAFVSSEFKRVSMKNNKKDGLEVEETLMEELKMLQNFQALIDSLLHIKPRNESMKQNALILEAMDCVIVEIFDVYSKFCKRMANVLMRIYDVGGREEAAVALKVLQKASSQGEDLSCYFKFCKVIGVLNASQCPKIERISDEDIEDLERIISSGDNMAIVLSDSCMEKELKTVITEQWEVFDDVDEYSSSWQNKNPFLDSSYDYSLVCQPHLPLPPPPTQVLPDLISF
- the LOC130970259 gene encoding uncharacterized protein LOC130970259 yields the protein MGFSCADHFILDEKEGDENGGSSAITQQGQGRAFIMEVHHHHQHSNNENNTDFFPVEHPMEPTDEDRPVKCPMPESSVINNNDGGVHDKRHAESLRKRVEISEATVEGGRVATMDTEPRARGVRKRHHTLTHGGDLVMTPLIRMPTPPPLPSHQNIAIFEMLQQLDKFEP